The Terriglobia bacterium genome contains the following window.
CGCGAAGAGTGGGGGTGGAGGCCGGAATTTGACCTCGGTAAGACAGTCGCCGATATGTTGACCAATCTCCGAACGCTAGTCGTCGAAACAGCGGAAGCCCGCGGCTAACCGTCGATGCATCGGCCACCCACGACAGTTCAGCCCCAGGCCGCGGATTATTTCGCCGGCTGTGAAGGCAAGGGAATGGCACAAAGGAATCGAAGAGGCTCATTCCCAGTGTTAAGAAACTGGTGTTCGTCGTGCGGCAGTACCAGCACCGTATCTCCTGCAACCAAGCTACTTTGTCCCGATTTGCCTCGAACCAAGCCCTTCCCGCTGAGCACATATACCTCATGCTCATGACTGTGAGAGTGCTGCGGCGTAGCCGCTCTGGGCTCGATCTCGAACAGACGCAAGGCAAAACTCGGGGCGCCATCTTTGGCGGTCCACAGCCACCGCACCGTCACACCAGGCACTCCTTCGATAGGCTCAGTTGTTACTTCCATGCTCCGTTTCAGTTGCATCGCGTTCTCCTCGACACGGGCAATTCTCCGTTCAATTAGATGTAATACGAAGCAAATGGCCGTGTAAAGCATCGTTGGGACACCAGAAACAATAGTCTGCGCGGAGGGCCTGCTCATTGGCAGGCTCTGGTGAACCACATCTGCGCGAATGGGCGGAAGTGCTCGGTAATCCTGGGCTGCGATGTGGACGTCTGGGAAACGAGCTTCAGCAGTTCCAACCGCAAGAACCTGCTGCTACCAACAGCGCCAAACGCATCAGCCCGTGAACCGGAACCAATACCACCCGGCAGATTAGACGGGACGGGTCGGCTAAAATCAGCTGTGGGGAAAGCTGCTTGCCTTCTCTTCCAGCTTCGCCCAGCGCGCATAAAGGGAATCCAAGGCCTCTTGCGCCGCTTCCATTTCGGCCTGGGCAGCAATCAGTTTGGCTGCATCGCTGGCGATCGCCGGATTTTCCAGTTGAGCTCGTTTGCGTTCTAGTTCCTGCTCGGCCGAAGTGATGCGCTCTTCAATATTGGCGTATTCCCGCGCTTCCAGGTAAGAAAGCTTCTTTGGTCCTTGGGTGGGTCGTTCGGAAATTCTTGG
Protein-coding sequences here:
- a CDS encoding cupin domain-containing protein → MQLKRSMEVTTEPIEGVPGVTVRWLWTAKDGAPSFALRLFEIEPRAATPQHSHSHEHEVYVLSGKGLVRGKSGQSSLVAGDTVLVLPHDEHQFLNTGNEPLRFLCAIPLPSQPAK